From Burkholderia cenocepacia, the proteins below share one genomic window:
- a CDS encoding AraC family transcriptional regulator, whose translation MDQAAFVPVFRFRTTDYPEPDRFHVWVKDMLCDYRLDDDGGHGPCDAEATGAALGPLILSGRHWHSRAPTYTVRRTPRRIRLDGQDSIRFTLLLGGRLASHTGGPELIKGAGDLFVYDVAQINDCKVEAGDVISLVVPRYLLPPHAAQAHGQTLTSGVGRLVADQMLSLFRNLPNLRMQDVPSIVQSMLLLLAAAVSPSAQALNDARGPIDHALVDRVRRYIDLHLLEPDLTPERICRDIGVSRARLYQLFKEEGGVMRQITRRRLRHAYHVLGDPQRRHQRIAEIAWAHGFPDEKYFHRLFKAEFGHTPKETRECAAAPILLPCGAADARWGDGGRLAGWTLPFGVLTN comes from the coding sequence ATGGATCAAGCCGCATTTGTCCCTGTTTTCAGGTTCCGCACGACCGACTATCCCGAGCCGGACCGGTTCCACGTCTGGGTCAAGGACATGCTGTGCGACTACCGGCTCGACGACGACGGCGGCCACGGCCCGTGCGACGCGGAAGCAACCGGCGCGGCGCTCGGCCCGCTGATCTTGTCCGGCCGGCACTGGCACTCGCGCGCGCCGACCTATACGGTGCGCCGCACGCCGCGGCGAATCCGGCTCGACGGACAGGATTCGATCCGCTTCACGCTGCTGCTCGGCGGGCGGCTGGCGAGCCATACCGGCGGGCCAGAATTGATCAAGGGCGCCGGCGACCTGTTCGTCTACGACGTCGCGCAGATCAACGACTGCAAGGTCGAGGCCGGCGACGTGATCAGCCTCGTCGTACCCCGCTATCTGCTGCCGCCCCATGCAGCCCAGGCGCACGGCCAGACGCTGACGAGCGGCGTGGGCCGGCTGGTCGCCGACCAGATGCTGTCGCTGTTCCGGAACCTGCCGAACCTGCGCATGCAGGACGTGCCGAGCATCGTTCAATCGATGCTGTTGCTGCTGGCCGCGGCGGTGTCGCCGAGCGCGCAGGCGTTGAACGACGCGCGCGGCCCGATCGACCATGCGCTGGTCGATCGCGTGCGTCGCTACATCGACCTGCATTTGCTGGAGCCGGACCTCACGCCCGAACGGATCTGCCGCGACATCGGCGTGTCGCGGGCGCGGCTCTATCAGTTGTTCAAGGAAGAGGGCGGCGTGATGCGGCAGATCACGCGGCGGCGCTTGCGTCACGCGTATCACGTGCTCGGCGATCCGCAGCGCCGGCATCAGCGCATCGCGGAAATCGCGTGGGCGCACGGCTTTCCCGACGAGAAATATTTTCACCGGTTGTTCAAGGCGGAATTCGGCCACACGCCGAAGGAGACGCGCGAGTGCGCGGCCGCGCCGATCCTGCTGCCGTGCGGTGCGGCCGATGCGCGCTGGGGCGACGGCGGCCGGCTGGCGGGATGGACGCTGCCGTTCGGGGTGCTCACCAACTGA
- a CDS encoding 2-keto-4-pentenoate hydratase, translating to MTTTTERVDGAAQHLVAARHAGSPGPLLPDALRPDDIETALAIQQRVADLLGEPVGGWKCALPPPDRVILAPIFASTIREADAPYRVVGGPIVRIEPEIAFVLDRDLPAREQPYDEGDVRAAIREVRIVLEVLGCRYAEPARASKFELLADGQFNQGLCVGPVVPDGLNVPLETLALSFEGALNRTIDGRHPDGDPLKPLVWLVNYLASRGDAVRAGQIVTTGSYAGAIEVPLGDVLTVRFGELGSLSVTLTA from the coding sequence ATGACAACGACTACCGAACGCGTGGACGGCGCCGCCCAGCATCTCGTCGCCGCCCGCCATGCCGGCTCGCCCGGCCCGCTGTTGCCCGATGCACTGCGCCCCGACGACATCGAAACCGCGCTCGCGATCCAGCAGCGCGTCGCCGACCTGCTCGGCGAACCCGTCGGCGGCTGGAAATGCGCGCTGCCGCCGCCCGATCGCGTGATCCTCGCGCCGATCTTCGCGTCGACGATCCGCGAAGCCGATGCGCCGTACCGCGTCGTCGGCGGGCCGATCGTGCGCATCGAACCGGAAATCGCGTTCGTGCTCGATCGTGACCTGCCGGCACGCGAGCAGCCGTATGACGAAGGCGACGTGCGCGCCGCGATCCGCGAGGTGCGCATCGTGCTCGAAGTCCTCGGCTGCCGCTATGCGGAGCCGGCGCGCGCGTCGAAGTTCGAGCTGCTGGCCGACGGGCAATTCAACCAGGGGCTGTGCGTCGGCCCGGTCGTGCCCGACGGATTGAACGTGCCGCTCGAGACGCTGGCGCTATCGTTCGAAGGCGCGCTGAACCGCACGATCGACGGCCGCCATCCGGACGGCGATCCGCTCAAGCCGCTGGTGTGGCTCGTCAATTACCTCGCGTCGCGCGGCGATGCGGTGCGCGCCGGCCAGATCGTGACGACGGGCTCGTACGCGGGCGCGATCGAGGTGCCACTCGGCGACGTGCTGACGGTGCGCTTCGGCGAACTCGGCAGCCTGTCGGTGACGTTGACGGCGTAA